From Astatotilapia calliptera chromosome 19, fAstCal1.2, whole genome shotgun sequence, a single genomic window includes:
- the lrrc9 gene encoding leucine-rich repeat-containing protein 9 isoform X2, whose protein sequence is MCGDFVLLLADLSYYRDMLSNEKQKNRSEEEVIKKLCMANGVPYEKIAQEGSNITSLEMFFSGFPRMIGLSFFPRLSQLTIIGQNIEHIDGLECCPLLQELWIVQCHLTEISGLQNCLQLEKLYLYENKICEIKNLDLQVHLEVLWINNNCITKIKGLDTLLDLKELNLADNIIEKIGHSLDPNVNLQKLNLSGNKISSFKELSQLARLPRLSELALKDPTSTPNPVCLLCNYDTHILYHVPSLQRLDIYDVSSKQIKEAAESAVMKKMMYYNMRVRTAQRKLAETRLSLIERKKTLSQSPEECIKTLTRALKFLERELSVGPVVCKKPTCLSESVEEGPPHLDEGLTERNESISGISQDPATEHKVHAKIEALRKRLKLWTRRLDEIHIWYERDLARATNRMEYTVQFLLMELESVGNIRLEEGCSTDPWFTSCCDLLLSRFSPSDYKTYGITDIRVNRVIRIHNSALRLCFEDKIHRLLASEDLSSQNYRRQLEYLFYIVDPEKCEKDETLQILQEGFKTTEQQKAMGKEGAIPFSNSLSLNEQSRIEYTLRQTSQGHTKHSMDTIPFRHGQVNVSKVFVGRSMPIRDGEPVDRSNYPGVYSVYRSVETKHRSAMSEERPGSKKTHTDLESSPRRRQWFVFDHELVLPEYIIYYEYITQDKDKPTLLSHSTDRDPSNDVALDKEVLNREPVLKPQPKLLSLDDKILLSVARANVLSQITVLNLHGNSLSNIKEISSLTALRHLTVSFNEFTHLDDISHMPNLEFLDASFNHLVTLEGLRGLGQLKQLDVRWNKLTKVREDTAVLRKHTPALLKLDTRYNPWNRPEAVRMTILGHLMNLTHLDDVLVAEEEAAEAVQMAAGSKINQASLLAHSRTKSDRPRTLSLLSTAQLLYHLSPSPWGLGKELDQDWTAKITTLNLDNKRISKMINLSKLVNLRWASFNDNEISKVEGLDNCLKLEELSLNNNSICTLSGLTRLHCLNKLSVDGNRLTSLDVSTLDGLSSLSFLSAENNCIASLHGIQRLRSLLELYIGSNQISTSRDIYCLKGLTNLLILDLCGNPLVEKLENYRIYVVFHLPFLKALDGIAVEASECESAKNMFMGRLTTDTVAEKLGHSNYTEITLLNLQACSIRIVDLSPPELFRNVRCINLDHSNLTSFSGLIHLPNIKALCLNYNHIESILPRQKTQTHLTSRQILYSKVHSSGYSQQSTSKASRDTGPTGSLEPLMGSLEVLHLSHNGISNMANLQLSRLTNLKALFLEGNEINQVEGLEGLHQLRELVLNRNRIKTLTKNSFAAQALLLELHLAQNRIRELNHLDPLIELRKLSLDMNKLQDIAELDKLETLPSLKELSVVGNPVARNSVHRPAVVLRLPQLQVLDGVDITLEERTRVELLNADSSPYSHHPGALLPTSEVNLPGLLVPHNPTLRVMSVSGGPQNVMHGHNVLQNNIDEDHYTYKCKKHKHSNVARSGQTDIYFRHNRRTGSNIPTTAGNRQQEQDSRFPNGGRLPPQ, encoded by the exons ATGTGTGGTGACTTCGTACTCTTACTTGCTGACCTCAGTTATTACAG AGATATGTTGTCAAATGAGAAGCAAAAGAACCGCAGTGAAGAGGAAGTGATCAAAAAACTG TGCATGGCTAATGGAGTCCCCTATGAAAAAATTGCACAAGAGGGAAGCAACATCACATCACTGGAGATGTTCTTCTCTGGTTTCCCCCGCATGATTGGCCTTTCCTTCTTCCCAAGGCTGTCCCAGCTTACCATAATAGGCCAGAACATAGAGCACATTGATGGGCTTGAGTGCTGTCCTCTGCTTCAGGAGCTCTGGATAGTCCAGTGCCATCTGACG GAAATATCTGGACTACAGAACTGCCTGCAGCTGGAGAAACTGTACCTTTATGAGAACAAAATCTGTGAAATAAAGAATCTGGACTTGCAGGTCCACCTAGAGGTGCTGTGGATCAATAACAACTGCATAACTAAGATTAAG GGCTTGGACACACTTCTAGACCTTAAAGAACTAAACCTTGCTGACAACATTATTGAAAAGATCG GGCACAGCCTTGATCCTAATGTCAACCTTCAGAAACTCAATCTGTCTGGAAACAAGATCAGCTCCTTTAAG GAGTTGAGCCAGCTTGCCCGACTGCCCCGTCTGAGTGAGTTAGCATTGAAAGACCCCACGTCAACCCCAAACCCGGTGTGTCTCCTTTGTAACTATGACACGCACATTCTTTACCACGTGCCAAGCCTCCAGCGACTCGACATCTACGACGTCTCCAGCAAGCAAATCAAGGAAGCAGCTGAG tctgCAGTGATGAAAAAAATGATGTACTACAATATGCGTGTACGCACAGCTCAGAGGAAACTAGCAGAGACCCGGCTCAGTCTGATAGAGAGGAAGAAAACTCTATCGCAGTCACCTGaagaatgcatcaagactcTCACTCGTGCCCTTAAATTT CTCGAACGTGAGCTCTCCGTGGGGCCAGTTGTTTGCAAGAAACCTACCTGCCTGTCAGAAAGCGTAGAAGAAGGGCCACCACACCTGGATGAAGGcttaacagaaagaaatgaaTCAATCAGTGGCATAAGTCAGGATCCAGCCACGGAGCACAAAGTACACGCTAAGATTGAAGCGCTGAGGAAACGACTCAAACTATGGACCAGGAGGCTAGATGA GATTCACATCTGGTACGAGCGTGATTTGGCCCGAGCCACAAATAGGATGGAGTATACGGTGCAGTTTCTACTGATGGAGCTAGAAAGTGTTGGAAATATCCGTTTGGAGGAGGGCTGCTCCACAGATCCTTG GTTTACTTCTTGTTGTGACCTCCTACTTTCCCGCTTCTCTCCATCAGACTACAAAACGTATGGCATCACTGATATTAGGGTGAATAGAGTTATCCGCATCCACAATAGTGCACTGAGACTTTGCTTTGAGGACAAGATTCACCGTTTGCTAGCCAGCGAAGATTTATCTTCCCA GAATTACAGACGTCAGCTGGAGTATTTATTCTACATAGTTGACCCTGAAAAATGTGAGAAGGATGAAACTTTGCAGATTCTCCAGGAAGGCTTCAAAACAACAGAGCAGCAGAAG GCCATGGGAAAAGAGGGTGCTATACCTTTTTCCAATAGCCTGAGTTTGAACGAGCAGTCCAGAATTGAGTACACACTTCGCCAGACCAGCCAAGGTCACACTAAACACAGCATGGATACGATTCCCTTCAGGCACG GTCAGGTCAATGTTTCCAAAGTGTTCGTGGGTAGAAGCATGCCCATCCGAGATGGAGAACCGGTGGACAGAAGCAATTATCCTGGAGTTTACTCTGTGTATCGCAGTGTGGAGACAAAGCACAGATCTGCAATGAGTGAAG AAAGACCTGGCTccaagaaaacacacactgatctTGAGTCCAGTCCCCGCCGAAGGCAGTGGTTTGTGTTTGACCACGAGCTTGTCCTGCCCGAATACATCATATATTATGAATACATCACTCAG GACAAAGACAAACCTACACTGCTGAGCCATAGCACAGACAGAGATCCTTCCAATGATGTTGCTCTGGACAAAGAAGTCCTCAACAGGGAACCTGTTCTTAAACCTCAGCCCAAGTTATTGAGCTTGGATGATAAAATTCTGCTTAGTGTTGCCCGAGCCAATGTCCTCAGTCAAATCACA GTGCTTAACCTTCATGGCAACAGCCTGAGCAACATAAAGGAGATTTCCAGCCTCACGGCTCTAAGGCATCTTACTGTCAGCTTCAATGAGTTCACGCACCTTGATGACATTTCTCACATG CCAAATCTTGAGTTTTTGGACGCTAGCTTTAACCACCTGGTGACTCTGGAAGGTCTGCGGGGGCTGGGACAGCTCAAACAACTCGATGTGCGCTGGAACAAGCTGACCAAGGTCAGAGAGGATACAGCTGTGCtcagaaaacacacacctgcTCTGCTGAAACTGGACACCCGATACAATCCTTGGAACAGG CCCGAGGCAGTCAGAATGACCATACTAGGCCATCTCATGAACCTCACACACCTGGATGATGTGCTGGTAGCAGAGGAGGAGGCTGCTGAAGCTGTTCAGATGGCAGCTGGGTCCAAAATTAACCAG GCGTCTCTTCTGGCACACTCGCGTACCAAGAGTGACCGTCCCCGCACTCTTAGTCTGCTGTCAACAGCCCAGCTCCTGTATCATTTGAGTCCATCACCCTGGGGTCTTGGTAAAGAACTGGACCAAGACTGGACTGCAAAA ATCACCACCCTGAACCTTGACAACAAGAGGATTTCCAAGATGATCAATCTAAGTAAGCTGGTGAACCTGCGCTGGGCCTCCTTTAATGATAACGAGATCTCAAAAGTCGAGGGTCTGGACAACTGCCTGAAGCTGGAAGAACTGTCCCTAAACAACAACAGTATTTGCACACTCAGTG GCCTCACACGACTCCATTGcctaaataaactgagtgtagATGGGAATCGGCTAACCAGTCTGGACGTCTCAACTCTCGACGGGCTGTCCAGCTTGTCTTTTCTGTCAGCTGAGAACAACTGTATTGCTTCTCTTCATGGCATCCAGAGACTTCGGTCTCTCCTTGAACTTTACATCGGCAGCAACCAGATCTCTACATCAAGAGACATCTACTGTCTGAAA GGATTGACAAACCTCCTAATCCTGGATCTCTGTGGGAACCCTTTAGTGGAGAAACTGGAAAACTATCGAATATATGTAGTGTTTCATCTCCCCTTCCTCAAAGCTCTGGATGGAATTGCAGTG GAAGCAAGTGAGTGTGAGAGCGCAAAGAATATGTTTATGGGAAGACTGACCACCGACACAGTGGCAGAGAAGCTGGGCCACTCAAACTACACAGAAATCACACTCCTAAACCTTCAGGCCTGTTCCATTAG GATAGTTGATCTGTCTCCACCAGAACTCTTCCGTAATGTGCGCTGCATCAACTTAGACCATAGCAACCTCACATCCTTCTCAGGCCTCATCCACCTGCCCAACATCAAA GCTCTGTGTCTCAACTATAACCACATAGAGTCAATTCTGCCCAGGCAGAAGACTCAGACTCATCTGACAAGCAGACAGATACTATACAGCAAAGTGCACTCCAGTGGCTACAGCCAACAGAGCACATCTAAAGCCAGCAG GGATACTGGGCCCACTGGCAGCCTGGAGCCACTGATGGGAAGCCTGGAGGTGCTTCATTTGAGTCACAATGGCATCTCCAATATGGCCAATCTGCAGCTCAGCAGGCTCACCAATCTTAAAGCACTCTTCCTTGAAG GCAATGAGATAAACCAAGTGGAAGGCTTGGAAGGGCTTCACCAACTCAGAGAGCTTGTGTTGAACAGAAACCGGATTAAAACTCTGACCAAGAACTCTTTCGCAGCCCAGGCTCTCCTCCTAGAGCTGCACCTGGCACAGAACCGGATCCGGGAGCTGAACCATCTCGATCCTCTGATTGAGCTTCGCAAGCTCTCCCTCGACATGAACAAGCTGCAG GACATCGCAGAGCTTGACAAATTAGAAACTCTTCCCTCACTGAAGGAGCTCTCTGTTGTTGGCAATCCT gtggCACGCAATTCTGTCCACAGACCAGCAGTGGTGCTTCGCCTGCCCCAGCTGCAGGTCCTGGATGGTGTGGACATCACTCTGGAGGAAAGAACCAGGGTGGAACTCCTCAATGCTGATTCATCA ccatacTCCCATCATCCCGGAGCTCTCCTTCCTACAAGTGAAGTTAACCTTCCTGGACTGCTCGTGCCCCACAACCCCACTCTAAGAGTAATGAGTGTAAGCGGAGGGCCGCAGAATGTGATGCACGGGCACAATGTCCTGCAAAATAACATAGACGAAGACCATTACACATACAAAT GTaagaagcacaaacacagtaaTGTTGCTCGAAGTGGCCAAACTGATATTTACTTCAGACACAACCGAAGAACAGGAAGCAACATTCCGACCACTGCTGGGAACAGACAACAAGAACAAGACAGCAG ATTCCCAAATGGCGGTAGACTTCCACCCCAGTAG
- the lrrc9 gene encoding leucine-rich repeat-containing protein 9 isoform X3, with protein sequence MLSNEKQKNRSEEEVIKKLCMANGVPYEKIAQEGSNITSLEMFFSGFPRMIGLSFFPRLSQLTIIGQNIEHIDGLECCPLLQELWIVQCHLTEISGLQNCLQLEKLYLYENKICEIKNLDLQVHLEVLWINNNCITKIKGLDTLLDLKELNLADNIIEKIGHSLDPNVNLQKLNLSGNKISSFKELSQLARLPRLSELALKDPTSTPNPVCLLCNYDTHILYHVPSLQRLDIYDVSSKQIKEAAESAVMKKMMYYNMRVRTAQRKLAETRLSLIERKKTLSQSPEECIKTLTRALKFLERELSVGPVVCKKPTCLSESVEEGPPHLDEGLTERNESISGISQDPATEHKVHAKIEALRKRLKLWTRRLDEIHIWYERDLARATNRMEYTVQFLLMELESVGNIRLEEGCSTDPWFTSCCDLLLSRFSPSDYKTYGITDIRVNRVIRIHNSALRLCFEDKIHRLLASEDLSSHRNYRRQLEYLFYIVDPEKCEKDETLQILQEGFKTTEQQKAMGKEGAIPFSNSLSLNEQSRIEYTLRQTSQGHTKHSMDTIPFRHGQVNVSKVFVGRSMPIRDGEPVDRSNYPGVYSVYRSVETKHRSAMSEERPGSKKTHTDLESSPRRRQWFVFDHELVLPEYIIYYEYITQDKDKPTLLSHSTDRDPSNDVALDKEVLNREPVLKPQPKLLSLDDKILLSVARANVLSQITVLNLHGNSLSNIKEISSLTALRHLTVSFNEFTHLDDISHMPNLEFLDASFNHLVTLEGLRGLGQLKQLDVRWNKLTKVREDTAVLRKHTPALLKLDTRYNPWNRPEAVRMTILGHLMNLTHLDDVLVAEEEAAEAVQMAAGSKINQASLLAHSRTKSDRPRTLSLLSTAQLLYHLSPSPWGLGKELDQDWTAKITTLNLDNKRISKMINLSKLVNLRWASFNDNEISKVEGLDNCLKLEELSLNNNSICTLSGLTRLHCLNKLSVDGNRLTSLDVSTLDGLSSLSFLSAENNCIASLHGIQRLRSLLELYIGSNQISTSRDIYCLKGLTNLLILDLCGNPLVEKLENYRIYVVFHLPFLKALDGIAVEASECESAKNMFMGRLTTDTVAEKLGHSNYTEITLLNLQACSIRIVDLSPPELFRNVRCINLDHSNLTSFSGLIHLPNIKALCLNYNHIESILPRQKTQTHLTSRQILYSKVHSSGYSQQSTSKASRDTGPTGSLEPLMGSLEVLHLSHNGISNMANLQLSRLTNLKALFLEGNEINQVEGLEGLHQLRELVLNRNRIKTLTKNSFAAQALLLELHLAQNRIRELNHLDPLIELRKLSLDMNKLQDIAELDKLETLPSLKELSVVGNPVARNSVHRPAVVLRLPQLQVLDGVDITLEERTRVELLNADSSPYSHHPGALLPTSEVNLPGLLVPHNPTLRVMSVSGGPQNVMHGHNVLQNNIDEDHYTYKCKKHKHSNVARSGQTDIYFRHNRRTGSNIPTTAGNRQQEQDSRFPNGGRLPPQ encoded by the exons ATGTTGTCAAATGAGAAGCAAAAGAACCGCAGTGAAGAGGAAGTGATCAAAAAACTG TGCATGGCTAATGGAGTCCCCTATGAAAAAATTGCACAAGAGGGAAGCAACATCACATCACTGGAGATGTTCTTCTCTGGTTTCCCCCGCATGATTGGCCTTTCCTTCTTCCCAAGGCTGTCCCAGCTTACCATAATAGGCCAGAACATAGAGCACATTGATGGGCTTGAGTGCTGTCCTCTGCTTCAGGAGCTCTGGATAGTCCAGTGCCATCTGACG GAAATATCTGGACTACAGAACTGCCTGCAGCTGGAGAAACTGTACCTTTATGAGAACAAAATCTGTGAAATAAAGAATCTGGACTTGCAGGTCCACCTAGAGGTGCTGTGGATCAATAACAACTGCATAACTAAGATTAAG GGCTTGGACACACTTCTAGACCTTAAAGAACTAAACCTTGCTGACAACATTATTGAAAAGATCG GGCACAGCCTTGATCCTAATGTCAACCTTCAGAAACTCAATCTGTCTGGAAACAAGATCAGCTCCTTTAAG GAGTTGAGCCAGCTTGCCCGACTGCCCCGTCTGAGTGAGTTAGCATTGAAAGACCCCACGTCAACCCCAAACCCGGTGTGTCTCCTTTGTAACTATGACACGCACATTCTTTACCACGTGCCAAGCCTCCAGCGACTCGACATCTACGACGTCTCCAGCAAGCAAATCAAGGAAGCAGCTGAG tctgCAGTGATGAAAAAAATGATGTACTACAATATGCGTGTACGCACAGCTCAGAGGAAACTAGCAGAGACCCGGCTCAGTCTGATAGAGAGGAAGAAAACTCTATCGCAGTCACCTGaagaatgcatcaagactcTCACTCGTGCCCTTAAATTT CTCGAACGTGAGCTCTCCGTGGGGCCAGTTGTTTGCAAGAAACCTACCTGCCTGTCAGAAAGCGTAGAAGAAGGGCCACCACACCTGGATGAAGGcttaacagaaagaaatgaaTCAATCAGTGGCATAAGTCAGGATCCAGCCACGGAGCACAAAGTACACGCTAAGATTGAAGCGCTGAGGAAACGACTCAAACTATGGACCAGGAGGCTAGATGA GATTCACATCTGGTACGAGCGTGATTTGGCCCGAGCCACAAATAGGATGGAGTATACGGTGCAGTTTCTACTGATGGAGCTAGAAAGTGTTGGAAATATCCGTTTGGAGGAGGGCTGCTCCACAGATCCTTG GTTTACTTCTTGTTGTGACCTCCTACTTTCCCGCTTCTCTCCATCAGACTACAAAACGTATGGCATCACTGATATTAGGGTGAATAGAGTTATCCGCATCCACAATAGTGCACTGAGACTTTGCTTTGAGGACAAGATTCACCGTTTGCTAGCCAGCGAAGATTTATCTTCCCA CAGGAATTACAGACGTCAGCTGGAGTATTTATTCTACATAGTTGACCCTGAAAAATGTGAGAAGGATGAAACTTTGCAGATTCTCCAGGAAGGCTTCAAAACAACAGAGCAGCAGAAG GCCATGGGAAAAGAGGGTGCTATACCTTTTTCCAATAGCCTGAGTTTGAACGAGCAGTCCAGAATTGAGTACACACTTCGCCAGACCAGCCAAGGTCACACTAAACACAGCATGGATACGATTCCCTTCAGGCACG GTCAGGTCAATGTTTCCAAAGTGTTCGTGGGTAGAAGCATGCCCATCCGAGATGGAGAACCGGTGGACAGAAGCAATTATCCTGGAGTTTACTCTGTGTATCGCAGTGTGGAGACAAAGCACAGATCTGCAATGAGTGAAG AAAGACCTGGCTccaagaaaacacacactgatctTGAGTCCAGTCCCCGCCGAAGGCAGTGGTTTGTGTTTGACCACGAGCTTGTCCTGCCCGAATACATCATATATTATGAATACATCACTCAG GACAAAGACAAACCTACACTGCTGAGCCATAGCACAGACAGAGATCCTTCCAATGATGTTGCTCTGGACAAAGAAGTCCTCAACAGGGAACCTGTTCTTAAACCTCAGCCCAAGTTATTGAGCTTGGATGATAAAATTCTGCTTAGTGTTGCCCGAGCCAATGTCCTCAGTCAAATCACA GTGCTTAACCTTCATGGCAACAGCCTGAGCAACATAAAGGAGATTTCCAGCCTCACGGCTCTAAGGCATCTTACTGTCAGCTTCAATGAGTTCACGCACCTTGATGACATTTCTCACATG CCAAATCTTGAGTTTTTGGACGCTAGCTTTAACCACCTGGTGACTCTGGAAGGTCTGCGGGGGCTGGGACAGCTCAAACAACTCGATGTGCGCTGGAACAAGCTGACCAAGGTCAGAGAGGATACAGCTGTGCtcagaaaacacacacctgcTCTGCTGAAACTGGACACCCGATACAATCCTTGGAACAGG CCCGAGGCAGTCAGAATGACCATACTAGGCCATCTCATGAACCTCACACACCTGGATGATGTGCTGGTAGCAGAGGAGGAGGCTGCTGAAGCTGTTCAGATGGCAGCTGGGTCCAAAATTAACCAG GCGTCTCTTCTGGCACACTCGCGTACCAAGAGTGACCGTCCCCGCACTCTTAGTCTGCTGTCAACAGCCCAGCTCCTGTATCATTTGAGTCCATCACCCTGGGGTCTTGGTAAAGAACTGGACCAAGACTGGACTGCAAAA ATCACCACCCTGAACCTTGACAACAAGAGGATTTCCAAGATGATCAATCTAAGTAAGCTGGTGAACCTGCGCTGGGCCTCCTTTAATGATAACGAGATCTCAAAAGTCGAGGGTCTGGACAACTGCCTGAAGCTGGAAGAACTGTCCCTAAACAACAACAGTATTTGCACACTCAGTG GCCTCACACGACTCCATTGcctaaataaactgagtgtagATGGGAATCGGCTAACCAGTCTGGACGTCTCAACTCTCGACGGGCTGTCCAGCTTGTCTTTTCTGTCAGCTGAGAACAACTGTATTGCTTCTCTTCATGGCATCCAGAGACTTCGGTCTCTCCTTGAACTTTACATCGGCAGCAACCAGATCTCTACATCAAGAGACATCTACTGTCTGAAA GGATTGACAAACCTCCTAATCCTGGATCTCTGTGGGAACCCTTTAGTGGAGAAACTGGAAAACTATCGAATATATGTAGTGTTTCATCTCCCCTTCCTCAAAGCTCTGGATGGAATTGCAGTG GAAGCAAGTGAGTGTGAGAGCGCAAAGAATATGTTTATGGGAAGACTGACCACCGACACAGTGGCAGAGAAGCTGGGCCACTCAAACTACACAGAAATCACACTCCTAAACCTTCAGGCCTGTTCCATTAG GATAGTTGATCTGTCTCCACCAGAACTCTTCCGTAATGTGCGCTGCATCAACTTAGACCATAGCAACCTCACATCCTTCTCAGGCCTCATCCACCTGCCCAACATCAAA GCTCTGTGTCTCAACTATAACCACATAGAGTCAATTCTGCCCAGGCAGAAGACTCAGACTCATCTGACAAGCAGACAGATACTATACAGCAAAGTGCACTCCAGTGGCTACAGCCAACAGAGCACATCTAAAGCCAGCAG GGATACTGGGCCCACTGGCAGCCTGGAGCCACTGATGGGAAGCCTGGAGGTGCTTCATTTGAGTCACAATGGCATCTCCAATATGGCCAATCTGCAGCTCAGCAGGCTCACCAATCTTAAAGCACTCTTCCTTGAAG GCAATGAGATAAACCAAGTGGAAGGCTTGGAAGGGCTTCACCAACTCAGAGAGCTTGTGTTGAACAGAAACCGGATTAAAACTCTGACCAAGAACTCTTTCGCAGCCCAGGCTCTCCTCCTAGAGCTGCACCTGGCACAGAACCGGATCCGGGAGCTGAACCATCTCGATCCTCTGATTGAGCTTCGCAAGCTCTCCCTCGACATGAACAAGCTGCAG GACATCGCAGAGCTTGACAAATTAGAAACTCTTCCCTCACTGAAGGAGCTCTCTGTTGTTGGCAATCCT gtggCACGCAATTCTGTCCACAGACCAGCAGTGGTGCTTCGCCTGCCCCAGCTGCAGGTCCTGGATGGTGTGGACATCACTCTGGAGGAAAGAACCAGGGTGGAACTCCTCAATGCTGATTCATCA ccatacTCCCATCATCCCGGAGCTCTCCTTCCTACAAGTGAAGTTAACCTTCCTGGACTGCTCGTGCCCCACAACCCCACTCTAAGAGTAATGAGTGTAAGCGGAGGGCCGCAGAATGTGATGCACGGGCACAATGTCCTGCAAAATAACATAGACGAAGACCATTACACATACAAAT GTaagaagcacaaacacagtaaTGTTGCTCGAAGTGGCCAAACTGATATTTACTTCAGACACAACCGAAGAACAGGAAGCAACATTCCGACCACTGCTGGGAACAGACAACAAGAACAAGACAGCAG ATTCCCAAATGGCGGTAGACTTCCACCCCAGTAG